Proteins from one Streptomyces genisteinicus genomic window:
- a CDS encoding carboxyl transferase domain-containing protein — protein sequence MADPGVRISAREAIALVCDTFTEHELGEVPPAGDGPLGWEGYGAARDRAARRTGSAESVVYGDATCGGVPCVVLSFEFGFLGGSLGERTGDRLEAAYALAREHRRPLVSLIATGGSRMQEGMVALGQLQRVARASVLLREAGVGHLAVLRDPTTGGGWATLGAGADVVLALPGAQVGFAGSRVRPPGADPAAYSAEGQLAAGQVDAVVAEHALRDTVAFWAGALGGGTGEAPEAAPVPRALGPDVRLPRSGWDAVRAARDPGRPRAAAYLDDYFTRREPLRGDRCGGDDPGMLCGVGLHQGRPVAYAAQAGTATRPAGYRTAARLVEFAGRLGLPVLTLVDTPGAANDAEAERAGAGAAIAGLFGAVAAARTPVTSLLIGEGGSGGALALAAPGRTWATPDSYFSVIAPEWAAAILKRDPSRVAHTADQLRLRPQDLAELGVIRGIVGPAPH from the coding sequence ATGGCTGACCCCGGAGTCCGGATCTCCGCCCGCGAGGCGATCGCCCTGGTCTGCGACACGTTCACCGAGCACGAGCTCGGCGAGGTGCCGCCGGCCGGCGACGGACCGCTGGGCTGGGAGGGCTACGGAGCGGCCCGCGACCGGGCAGCGCGCCGGACGGGCTCCGCGGAGTCCGTCGTCTACGGCGACGCGACCTGCGGCGGCGTGCCGTGCGTGGTGCTCTCCTTCGAGTTCGGTTTCCTCGGCGGCTCGCTCGGCGAGCGCACCGGGGACCGGCTGGAGGCCGCGTACGCCCTCGCGCGCGAGCACCGCCGGCCGCTGGTGTCGCTGATCGCGACGGGCGGCAGCCGGATGCAGGAGGGCATGGTCGCGCTCGGGCAGCTCCAGCGCGTGGCGCGGGCGTCCGTGCTGCTGCGCGAGGCGGGCGTCGGGCACCTCGCCGTGCTGCGCGACCCGACGACCGGCGGCGGCTGGGCGACCCTCGGCGCGGGCGCCGACGTGGTCCTCGCGCTGCCCGGGGCGCAGGTCGGCTTCGCGGGCTCGCGGGTCCGCCCGCCCGGGGCGGACCCGGCGGCATACTCGGCCGAGGGCCAGCTCGCGGCGGGACAGGTCGACGCGGTCGTGGCGGAGCACGCGCTGCGGGACACGGTCGCCTTCTGGGCCGGGGCCCTCGGCGGGGGCACGGGCGAGGCGCCGGAGGCGGCGCCCGTGCCGCGGGCGCTGGGGCCGGACGTGCGGCTGCCGCGCTCGGGCTGGGACGCCGTGCGGGCGGCCCGGGACCCGGGGCGGCCGCGGGCCGCGGCGTACCTGGACGACTACTTCACCCGGCGCGAGCCGCTGCGCGGCGACCGGTGCGGCGGCGACGACCCCGGCATGCTCTGCGGGGTCGGGCTGCACCAGGGGCGGCCGGTGGCCTACGCGGCCCAGGCGGGCACCGCCACCCGGCCCGCCGGCTACCGGACCGCCGCCCGGCTCGTGGAGTTCGCCGGCCGGCTCGGGCTGCCGGTGCTGACGCTGGTCGACACCCCGGGCGCGGCCAACGACGCGGAGGCGGAGCGGGCGGGCGCCGGTGCCGCCATCGCCGGCCTGTTCGGGGCGGTCGCCGCCGCGCGGACCCCCGTGACGAGCCTGCTGATCGGCGAGGGCGGTTCCGGCGGGGCGCTGGCCCTGGCCGCGCCGGGCCGGACCTGGGCCACACCGGACAGCTACTTCTCGGTGATCGCCCCGGAGTGGGCGGCCGCGATCCTCAAACGGGACCCGTCGCGTGTCGCGCACACGGCCGACCAGCTGCGGCTGCGCCCGCAGGACCTGGCCGAACTGGGCGTGATCCGGGGCATCGTGGGGCCGGCGCCGCACTGA
- a CDS encoding S8 family serine peptidase, with protein sequence MTRAPARRRARLMAAGLSLVLLPAGQALAAGADRDPAAAAAGRPATAAAHAAHTVTLITGDKVTVTDLGGERKTVTVDRARGATGAVRSEVSDGRITVVPDEARPYLAAGVLDERLFDVTGLIEQGLHGEAGLPLIVSWGKGARAVAPRGAETVRGLPSIGGAAVEAAASGEFWDSVTSGRSRSAFGAGVSQVWLDGRVEADMAESNAQIGTPKAWEAGLTGKGVKVAVLDTGVDADHPDLKDRLAETKSFIEGQEVADRDGHGTHVASTVGGSGAASDGREKGVAPGAELAVGKVLSDEGSGSESQIIAGMEWAAKDIDAKIVSMSLGSREASDGTDPMAQAVNTLSAETGALFVIAAGNSGAPGSIGSPGAADSALTIGAVDSADEAAYFTSQGPRFGDNALKPDLSAPGVDILAARSGLAPGEGPYQAMSGTSMATPHVAGVAALLAEKHPDWTGQQLKDALMSTSKRLDASAYALGAGRLDVPSAVGATVTATGSADLGFYAWPYEENKPVTKTVTYTNHTDAPVTLDLAIEGMPAGVASVADSRLTVPARSTASTTVTGDGTGAPVGNSSGSVTASAGGETVARTALGLVKEEERYTLTVHVKDRDGAPAPAGLGVQRLAAGAEPFPAAVGESGTLELRLKPGTYTVSTFLDVRGSHGADSLGLGFLTDPEITLDRDREITLDGRELRELTADVDRRTETRQVLMEFDRDANGVSYGGAVQVPPKYDSIFAAPTDKPATGTFEYRTVWRLGKPVLSVTAGGRQLSEATPQGGTAVLDGRRRLAVVDAGDGSAAGFQGKDVRGKAVLVRLGDGVPAQIAQRAQDAGAVALFVTDAAPGRLMQWFGTEAYEDRPLHVATVNAADGALLADAARRARTVELDGTRYTPYVYDLSQGHPGRVPDRDLTYRPSKRELAVLDTKFHAAKPADGGEYRYSVTDTFPIGFGFQEKVAFPAERTDYVSTGPGQRWHESMSNGPGAIEQRSGTPSYRGGTRSELNWFKPVLHPWLGTGLGWGQTRTGNDLAFNTPGWGDSGPDHTGFGDVWNDTSMTQFTELWVDGERIDRKMSSGLNHWDADPAERTYRVVTDTTLDPERWRLAVKGHSEWTFRSGETPSDRRTYLPLLNLGFDIDTDLRGDVRGGKRLDLGIFAEYIEGAEKTGRITGGTLEVSFDDGKTWTKVGLDGVRGKAAAWEGSVRVPSGADHISVRASASDDRGGSVKQEIIRAVGVR encoded by the coding sequence ATGACACGAGCGCCAGCGAGGCGCCGGGCCCGGCTGATGGCCGCCGGGCTCTCGCTCGTACTGCTCCCCGCAGGACAGGCCCTGGCCGCCGGTGCGGACCGTGATCCGGCCGCCGCAGCGGCCGGCCGTCCCGCCACCGCCGCAGCCCACGCGGCGCACACCGTCACCCTGATCACCGGCGACAAGGTGACCGTCACCGACCTCGGCGGCGAGCGGAAGACGGTCACGGTCGACCGCGCCCGGGGCGCCACCGGCGCGGTGCGCAGCGAGGTCTCCGACGGCCGGATCACCGTGGTGCCCGACGAGGCGCGGCCCTACCTGGCCGCCGGGGTCCTCGACGAGCGGCTGTTCGACGTGACCGGGCTCATCGAGCAGGGTCTCCACGGCGAGGCCGGCCTGCCGCTGATCGTCTCCTGGGGCAAGGGCGCCCGTGCCGTCGCGCCGCGCGGCGCGGAGACGGTCCGCGGACTGCCGAGCATCGGCGGCGCGGCGGTCGAGGCGGCGGCCTCCGGGGAGTTCTGGGACTCCGTCACCTCGGGGCGCTCGCGCTCCGCGTTCGGCGCCGGTGTCTCGCAGGTGTGGCTCGACGGGCGCGTCGAGGCCGACATGGCCGAGTCCAACGCCCAGATAGGCACCCCGAAGGCGTGGGAAGCCGGGCTGACCGGCAAGGGGGTGAAGGTCGCCGTCCTCGACACCGGCGTCGACGCGGACCATCCCGACCTCAAGGACCGTCTCGCCGAGACGAAGAGCTTCATCGAGGGCCAGGAGGTCGCCGACCGCGACGGGCACGGCACCCATGTCGCCTCGACCGTCGGCGGCAGCGGCGCCGCCTCCGACGGACGGGAGAAGGGCGTCGCCCCGGGTGCCGAACTGGCCGTCGGCAAGGTGCTCAGCGACGAGGGCTCCGGCAGCGAGTCGCAGATCATCGCGGGCATGGAGTGGGCCGCCAAGGACATCGACGCCAAGATCGTCTCCATGAGCCTCGGCTCCCGCGAGGCGTCGGACGGCACCGATCCGATGGCCCAGGCCGTCAACACGCTCTCCGCCGAGACCGGCGCCCTCTTCGTGATCGCGGCCGGCAACTCCGGCGCCCCCGGCAGCATCGGCTCCCCGGGCGCCGCCGACTCCGCGCTCACCATCGGCGCCGTCGACTCCGCCGACGAGGCCGCCTACTTCACCAGCCAGGGCCCCCGCTTCGGCGACAACGCGCTCAAGCCCGACCTGTCCGCCCCCGGCGTGGACATCCTGGCCGCACGCTCCGGGCTCGCCCCGGGCGAGGGCCCCTACCAGGCGATGAGCGGCACCTCGATGGCCACCCCGCATGTCGCGGGCGTCGCCGCCCTCCTCGCCGAGAAGCACCCCGACTGGACGGGGCAGCAGCTCAAGGACGCCCTGATGTCGACGTCCAAGCGCCTCGACGCCTCGGCGTACGCGCTCGGCGCGGGCCGGCTCGACGTGCCCTCGGCCGTCGGCGCCACGGTCACCGCCACGGGCTCCGCCGACCTCGGCTTCTACGCGTGGCCCTACGAGGAGAACAAGCCCGTCACGAAGACCGTGACGTACACCAACCACACCGACGCCCCCGTCACCCTGGACCTCGCGATCGAGGGCATGCCCGCGGGCGTCGCCTCGGTCGCGGACTCCCGCCTCACGGTGCCCGCCCGCTCGACGGCGTCCACCACCGTCACCGGCGACGGCACCGGCGCCCCCGTCGGCAACTCCTCGGGCAGCGTCACCGCGTCCGCCGGCGGCGAGACGGTCGCCCGCACCGCCCTCGGCCTGGTGAAGGAGGAGGAGCGCTACACCCTCACCGTCCACGTCAAGGACCGCGACGGCGCCCCCGCCCCCGCCGGCCTCGGCGTCCAGCGGCTGGCCGCCGGCGCCGAGCCCTTCCCGGCCGCCGTCGGCGAGTCCGGCACGCTGGAACTGCGGCTCAAGCCGGGCACGTACACCGTGAGCACCTTCCTCGACGTGCGCGGCAGCCACGGCGCGGACTCGCTCGGCCTCGGCTTCCTCACCGACCCCGAGATCACCCTCGACCGCGACCGGGAGATCACCCTCGACGGGCGCGAGCTGCGGGAACTCACGGCGGACGTCGACCGCCGGACCGAGACCCGACAGGTGCTGATGGAGTTCGACCGGGACGCGAACGGCGTCTCCTACGGCGGCGCCGTGCAGGTCCCGCCGAAGTACGACAGCATCTTCGCGGCCCCGACCGACAAGCCCGCCACCGGCACCTTCGAGTACCGGACCGTCTGGCGCCTGGGCAAGCCGGTGCTCAGCGTCACCGCGGGCGGCAGGCAGCTCTCGGAGGCCACCCCGCAGGGCGGGACGGCCGTCCTGGACGGCCGCCGCAGGCTCGCGGTCGTGGACGCCGGCGACGGCTCGGCCGCCGGCTTCCAGGGCAAGGACGTGCGCGGCAAGGCCGTCCTCGTCCGTCTCGGGGACGGTGTTCCCGCGCAGATCGCCCAGCGTGCCCAGGACGCCGGAGCGGTGGCCCTGTTCGTCACCGACGCCGCCCCCGGCCGGCTGATGCAGTGGTTCGGCACCGAGGCGTACGAGGACCGGCCGCTGCACGTGGCGACCGTGAACGCCGCCGACGGCGCCCTCCTGGCCGACGCCGCCCGCCGCGCCCGCACGGTCGAGCTCGACGGCACGCGGTACACCCCGTACGTCTACGACCTCTCCCAGGGCCACCCGGGCCGCGTGCCCGACCGCGACCTCACCTACCGCCCGTCCAAGCGCGAACTCGCCGTGCTGGACACGAAGTTCCACGCCGCGAAGCCCGCGGACGGCGGCGAGTACCGCTACTCGGTCACCGACACCTTCCCCATCGGCTTCGGCTTCCAGGAGAAGGTGGCCTTCCCGGCCGAGCGCACCGACTACGTGTCCACCGGCCCCGGCCAGCGCTGGCACGAGTCGATGAGCAACGGCCCCGGCGCCATCGAGCAGCGCAGCGGCACCCCCTCCTACCGGGGCGGCACCCGCTCCGAGCTCAACTGGTTCAAGCCCGTGCTGCACCCGTGGCTGGGCACCGGCCTCGGCTGGGGCCAGACCCGCACCGGCAACGACCTCGCGTTCAACACCCCCGGCTGGGGCGACTCCGGCCCCGACCACACCGGCTTCGGCGACGTGTGGAACGACACCTCGATGACGCAGTTCACCGAACTCTGGGTGGACGGCGAACGCATCGACCGCAAGATGAGTTCCGGCCTCAACCACTGGGACGCGGACCCGGCCGAGCGGACGTACCGGGTGGTCACCGACACCACGCTCGACCCGGAGCGCTGGCGGCTCGCCGTGAAGGGCCACTCCGAGTGGACCTTCCGCTCCGGCGAGACCCCCTCGGACCGCCGGACCTATCTGCCGCTCCTCAACCTCGGGTTCGACATCGACACCGATCTGCGCGGTGACGTGCGTGGCGGCAAGAGGCTCGACCTCGGCATCTTCGCCGAGTACATCGAGGGCGCGGAGAAGACGGGCCGGATCACCGGCGGCACGCTGGAGGTCTCCTTCGACGACGGGAAGACCTGGACGAAGGTCGGACTCGACGGCGTCCGCGGCAAGGCGGCCGCCTGGGAGGGCTCGGTCCGCGTCCCGTCCGGCGCCGACCACATCTCCGTGCGCGCCTCGGCGTCCGACGACCGCGGCGGCTCGGTGAAGCAGGAGATCATCCGGGCGGTGGGCGTGCGGTAA
- a CDS encoding DUF305 domain-containing protein has protein sequence MTAMSSPARRAAVLAATTAAALALAACGSGGGSPSGHGAHSSPAASAPAQSSAGHNAADVTFAQGMIPHHRQALEMSGLAATRASSAEVKTLAREISTAQDPEIRTLSGWLTSWGEQVPAPDADPHAGHGAGHGMSGMMSDDDMERLRTSSGAAFDRAFLSLMVEHHEGAVEMAETQKSEGSHAPAKAMAEEIVTAQNAEISRMRNLLEN, from the coding sequence ATGACCGCAATGAGTTCCCCGGCCCGCCGGGCCGCCGTCCTCGCCGCCACCACCGCGGCAGCGCTCGCCCTCGCCGCCTGCGGGTCCGGCGGCGGCAGCCCGTCCGGGCACGGCGCCCACAGCTCCCCGGCGGCCTCCGCCCCGGCGCAGTCCTCCGCGGGCCACAACGCCGCCGACGTCACCTTCGCCCAGGGCATGATCCCGCATCACCGCCAGGCCCTGGAGATGTCCGGACTGGCCGCCACCCGTGCCTCGTCGGCCGAGGTCAAAACGCTCGCCCGCGAGATCAGCACCGCCCAGGACCCGGAGATCCGGACGCTGTCCGGCTGGCTGACCTCCTGGGGCGAGCAGGTCCCCGCCCCGGACGCCGACCCCCACGCGGGGCACGGGGCGGGCCACGGGATGTCCGGGATGATGTCGGACGACGACATGGAGCGGCTGCGGACCTCGTCCGGCGCCGCGTTCGACAGGGCGTTCCTGTCCCTGATGGTCGAGCACCACGAGGGTGCCGTCGAGATGGCCGAGACCCAGAAGTCCGAGGGCTCGCACGCGCCGGCCAAGGCGATGGCCGAGGAGATCGTCACCGCGCAGAACGCCGAGATCTCCCGGATGAGGAACCTGCTGGAGAACTGA
- a CDS encoding VOC family protein, protein MATRLNPYLSFAGDAKQAMEFYKSVFGGTLTSHTFGEFGGAPSEEYTDKIMHSMLETGSGYTLMGADNPPGMEHRPGTNFSVSLSGDDADELRGYWEKLSADGTVAVPLEKQMWGDVFGMCTDACGISWLVNITGTDA, encoded by the coding sequence GTGGCCACTCGCCTCAATCCGTACCTCAGCTTCGCCGGTGACGCGAAGCAGGCGATGGAGTTCTACAAGAGCGTCTTCGGAGGGACCCTCACGTCCCACACCTTCGGCGAATTCGGCGGGGCTCCCTCGGAGGAGTACACCGACAAGATCATGCACAGCATGCTGGAGACGGGCAGCGGCTACACCCTCATGGGCGCCGACAACCCGCCCGGCATGGAACACCGCCCCGGCACCAACTTCTCCGTGAGTCTCAGCGGTGACGACGCGGACGAACTGCGCGGCTACTGGGAGAAGCTCTCCGCCGACGGCACCGTGGCGGTCCCGCTGGAGAAGCAGATGTGGGGCGACGTCTTCGGCATGTGCACGGACGCCTGCGGCATCTCCTGGCTGGTCAACATCACGGGCACCGACGCCTGA
- a CDS encoding nitrate/nitrite transporter yields MATIGFTLTFWAWNLISPLGGAFKDRLDLSSFQQSLLVAVPVLVGSLGRIPAGALTDKYGAKLMFPLVSALTIVPVLLLIPAKNSYAAMLAVGFLLGLGGTTFAIGIPLVNSWFPPSDRGLALGIFGMGMGGVALSGYFTPRIADHGVNLPFVVVAVALAVYAALAALLITDHPDRKVPTTTLGQRLGQAGRLRVTWELSALYAIGFGGIVAFGVYLPTYLKTWYELSPTDAGTKAAGFALVTVVFRPFGGWLSDRVHPAVVTAGALGFVALLAIVQAFDPELDPVGTIALLCMAAGLGTASGSVFALVSQVTPQPQVGSVTGIVGAMGGLGGFVPPLVMGAIYSSQGSYSIGFMLLSDLALAGCVYAYGRMRTLRPSA; encoded by the coding sequence ATGGCCACGATCGGGTTCACGCTCACCTTCTGGGCGTGGAACCTGATCTCCCCGCTCGGCGGCGCCTTCAAGGATCGTCTGGACCTCAGCTCGTTCCAGCAGTCGCTGCTGGTCGCGGTGCCCGTGCTGGTCGGGTCGCTGGGCCGTATCCCGGCCGGCGCGCTGACCGACAAGTACGGCGCGAAGCTGATGTTCCCGCTGGTGTCCGCGCTCACCATCGTGCCGGTGCTGCTGCTGATCCCGGCCAAGAACTCGTACGCGGCGATGCTCGCGGTCGGGTTCCTGCTCGGGCTCGGCGGCACGACGTTCGCGATCGGCATCCCCCTGGTCAACTCGTGGTTCCCGCCGTCGGACCGCGGGCTCGCGCTCGGCATCTTCGGCATGGGCATGGGTGGTGTGGCGCTGTCCGGCTACTTCACCCCGCGGATCGCCGACCACGGGGTGAACCTGCCCTTCGTGGTGGTGGCCGTCGCCCTCGCCGTGTACGCCGCCCTAGCCGCGCTGCTGATCACCGACCACCCGGACCGGAAGGTGCCCACCACGACGCTCGGGCAGCGGCTGGGGCAGGCCGGACGGCTGCGGGTGACCTGGGAGCTGTCGGCGCTGTACGCGATCGGGTTCGGCGGCATCGTCGCGTTCGGCGTGTACCTGCCGACCTATCTGAAGACGTGGTACGAGCTCAGCCCCACCGACGCGGGCACCAAGGCCGCCGGATTCGCGCTGGTGACCGTCGTGTTCCGGCCGTTCGGCGGCTGGCTCTCGGACCGGGTCCATCCCGCCGTGGTGACAGCCGGCGCGCTCGGCTTCGTGGCCCTGCTGGCGATCGTGCAGGCCTTCGACCCGGAGCTGGACCCGGTCGGCACCATCGCCCTGCTGTGCATGGCGGCCGGGCTGGGCACCGCGAGCGGCAGCGTCTTCGCCCTCGTCTCGCAGGTCACCCCGCAGCCTCAGGTCGGCAGCGTCACCGGCATCGTCGGGGCGATGGGCGGCCTCGGCGGCTTCGTGCCGCCGCTGGTGATGGGCGCGATCTACAGCTCGCAGGGCTCGTACTCCATCGGCTTCATGCTGCTGTCCGACCTGGCGCTGGCGGGCTGCGTGTACGCGTACGGGCGGATGCGCACCCTGCGGCCGAGCGCCTGA
- a CDS encoding acyl-CoA synthetase, protein MSSLFPALSVAPGGPDPVALRFGERSLTYGQLAGAAGALAARLRRDAGAGRVALWATPALETAVGAVAALLAGTPVVPLNPRTGERELAHILGDSAPALVLAAPGDRLPAALDALARVDVAVDGEGRLPDTEPEPDAAALVVYTSGTTGPPKGAVLPRRAVATTLDALEDAWQWDADDVLVHALPLFHVHGLILGVLGPLRRGGEVRHLGRFSPEGVARELGSGGTMLFGVPTMYHRIAESLDGDPELVKSLAGARLLVSGSAALPLPDHERIAAATGRRVIERYGMTETLMNTSVRADGDARPGSVGVPLRGVDLRLVEEDGTEITAMDGETIGEIQVRGAHLFTEYLNRPDATAAAFDGDWFRTGDMAVRPADGSVRIVGRKATDLIKSGGYKIGAGEIENVLLDHPAVREAAVTGEPDADLGERIVAWVVAADPASPPSADDLTGHVAAQLSPHKRPREVRFLDVLPRNDMGKIMKRALRDG, encoded by the coding sequence GTGAGTTCCCTCTTCCCGGCGCTGTCGGTCGCGCCCGGTGGCCCGGACCCGGTGGCTCTGCGCTTCGGCGAGCGGTCCCTGACGTACGGACAGCTGGCCGGCGCGGCCGGGGCACTGGCCGCCCGGCTGCGCCGGGACGCGGGGGCGGGGCGGGTCGCCCTGTGGGCCACCCCGGCCCTGGAGACCGCGGTCGGCGCCGTCGCGGCACTGCTGGCCGGCACCCCCGTCGTCCCGCTGAACCCGCGGACCGGGGAGCGGGAACTGGCCCACATCCTCGGCGACAGCGCACCCGCACTGGTGCTCGCCGCACCCGGCGACCGGCTCCCGGCGGCGCTGGACGCCCTGGCCCGGGTGGACGTGGCGGTGGACGGCGAGGGGCGGCTCCCGGACACCGAGCCGGAGCCGGACGCCGCGGCGCTGGTCGTCTACACCTCGGGCACCACCGGACCGCCCAAGGGCGCCGTGCTGCCCCGGCGGGCCGTCGCCACGACCCTGGACGCGCTGGAGGACGCCTGGCAGTGGGACGCGGACGACGTCCTGGTGCACGCGCTGCCGCTGTTCCACGTGCACGGTCTGATCCTCGGCGTCCTCGGGCCGCTGCGCCGCGGCGGCGAGGTGCGGCACCTGGGCCGCTTCAGCCCCGAGGGCGTGGCCCGGGAGCTGGGCTCCGGGGGCACCATGCTCTTCGGCGTGCCGACGATGTACCACCGGATCGCCGAGTCGCTGGACGGCGACCCGGAGCTGGTCAAGTCCCTCGCGGGGGCACGGCTGCTGGTGTCCGGCTCGGCGGCGCTGCCGCTGCCCGACCACGAGCGGATCGCGGCGGCGACCGGGCGGCGGGTGATCGAGCGGTACGGCATGACCGAGACGCTGATGAACACCAGTGTGCGCGCCGACGGCGACGCCCGGCCGGGCTCGGTCGGGGTGCCGCTGCGCGGGGTGGACCTGCGGCTCGTGGAGGAGGACGGCACCGAGATCACCGCCATGGACGGCGAGACGATCGGCGAGATCCAGGTCCGGGGCGCCCACCTGTTCACCGAGTACCTGAACCGGCCCGACGCGACGGCCGCCGCCTTCGACGGCGACTGGTTCCGCACCGGCGACATGGCGGTCCGCCCGGCGGACGGTTCGGTCCGGATCGTCGGCCGCAAGGCCACCGACCTCATCAAGAGCGGCGGCTACAAGATCGGGGCGGGCGAGATCGAGAACGTGCTGCTCGACCACCCGGCCGTGCGCGAGGCCGCCGTGACCGGGGAACCGGACGCGGACCTCGGGGAGCGGATCGTCGCCTGGGTGGTGGCCGCCGACCCCGCCTCGCCGCCGAGCGCCGACGACCTGACCGGACACGTCGCCGCCCAGCTCTCGCCGCACAAGCGTCCGCGCGAGGTGCGGTTCCTCGACGTCCTGCCGCGCAACGACATGGGGAAGATCATGAAGCGGGCGCTGCGCGATGGCTGA
- a CDS encoding DUF6153 family protein, protein MIRRQRRRTPRAHGTRARLLLLLAVLTGLLAMHGLVSAPATAAPAPAGHVAAAEHPPAASHGRTDPAPAPASAARAAEAAVHDGHGGADGHAEHADGTCAASGLGGAPALPALVPGPCAPSLPASAAACDGRTGESGRGPPALSELQVLRI, encoded by the coding sequence ATGATCCGGCGACAGCGGCGGCGCACGCCCCGGGCCCACGGCACACGGGCCCGCCTGCTGCTGCTCCTCGCCGTGCTCACCGGACTGCTCGCGATGCACGGCCTGGTGTCCGCACCGGCCACCGCCGCCCCGGCCCCGGCCGGCCACGTAGCGGCCGCGGAGCATCCGCCGGCCGCCTCCCACGGCCGCACCGACCCGGCACCGGCCCCCGCCTCCGCGGCCCGTGCCGCGGAGGCGGCCGTGCACGACGGCCACGGCGGCGCCGACGGCCACGCCGAGCACGCCGACGGCACCTGCGCGGCGAGCGGGCTCGGCGGAGCGCCGGCCCTCCCCGCACTCGTACCGGGACCCTGCGCCCCGTCCCTCCCGGCTTCCGCGGCCGCGTGCGACGGGCGCACGGGCGAGTCGGGCCGCGGCCCGCCCGCGCTGAGCGAACTCCAGGTCCTGCGCATATAG
- a CDS encoding RICIN domain-containing protein — protein MQHPSTPGSVPSPPAGQVTGSSDEELAAALRTDDTARPARPVAGLLARHWQPLFDYAAACAPSARTASMLATAAFAQVLDALARNGVTGAVRPHLLVTARHIARSWAADPDVTTALPGLTIPGPPAENRQLVARAFHAMPMVPQVLLWHAETEAEGISVPAGLLGIDPRLASEQLGQAREQFRQTCVRTHREHAPTRECRHYNRLLDISLRRGGELIPDIQVHLSECRYCRDAADQLDQTGGRLGVLLAEGLLGGAAAPYLASRPGRRRQARLRAGGENRSDGPGPAGRGRHSRSGRARAALPDLVLRGRRAAAERTIPTALGIGAAVAVTGLLVAGLATALWPDDEPDHAGPAAPGGTVTGSARPAPGAGDPSAGTPSAPLPSTTSAGHPAGPVTLSLRNVEADLCVDFAGGDARADADILMAACSAAPSQRWVYETDGRLRSALAPGLCLDSRGLDGIVVAGSCTGRAAPDGTDVRYDLTITGQIVPRWNEGLAVVPVSPDAGAPVTVRVRDDSPAQLWATTATGRPDAGPLRGGDDSAPDATEVDGPLPGEVSCAPEACDPPPVTGGQATPSSAAGPSPRPSREAVLHAAVAPVPAGRV, from the coding sequence ATGCAGCACCCCAGCACGCCCGGGAGCGTGCCCTCCCCGCCCGCCGGACAGGTGACCGGGAGCTCCGACGAGGAACTCGCCGCCGCACTGAGGACCGACGACACGGCCCGGCCCGCCCGCCCCGTCGCCGGTCTGCTGGCACGCCACTGGCAGCCCCTGTTCGACTACGCGGCGGCCTGCGCGCCCTCCGCGCGGACGGCCTCCATGCTGGCCACGGCCGCCTTCGCCCAGGTACTCGACGCGCTGGCGCGCAACGGGGTCACGGGGGCCGTGCGCCCCCACCTTCTGGTCACCGCCCGGCACATCGCCAGGAGCTGGGCCGCCGACCCGGACGTCACCACGGCGCTGCCGGGTCTCACGATTCCCGGACCACCGGCCGAGAACCGCCAATTGGTGGCCCGTGCATTCCACGCAATGCCCATGGTGCCGCAGGTGCTGCTCTGGCACGCCGAGACGGAGGCCGAAGGGATATCCGTCCCCGCCGGCCTCCTCGGAATCGACCCCCGCCTCGCTTCCGAGCAACTCGGCCAGGCGCGCGAACAGTTCCGCCAGACCTGCGTCCGCACCCACCGCGAACACGCCCCCACCCGGGAATGCCGCCACTACAACCGGCTCCTCGACATATCCCTGCGGCGCGGCGGCGAACTCATCCCCGACATCCAGGTGCACCTTTCCGAGTGCCGCTACTGCCGGGACGCCGCCGACCAGCTCGACCAGACCGGCGGACGGCTCGGAGTCCTCCTCGCCGAGGGGCTGCTCGGCGGCGCCGCGGCCCCCTACCTCGCCTCCCGGCCCGGACGGCGCCGCCAGGCCAGGCTCAGGGCGGGCGGAGAGAACCGGTCCGACGGGCCGGGGCCCGCCGGACGCGGCCGCCACTCCCGGTCCGGCCGGGCGCGGGCCGCCCTGCCCGACCTGGTCCTGCGCGGCCGGCGGGCCGCCGCCGAGCGGACGATTCCCACCGCGCTCGGCATCGGAGCGGCCGTCGCCGTCACCGGGCTGCTCGTCGCCGGCCTCGCGACCGCCCTCTGGCCGGACGACGAGCCCGACCACGCCGGCCCCGCCGCCCCCGGCGGAACGGTCACCGGCAGCGCCCGCCCCGCTCCCGGGGCGGGGGACCCGTCGGCAGGCACCCCGTCGGCCCCGCTGCCCTCCACGACCTCGGCCGGTCACCCGGCCGGACCGGTCACCCTCTCCCTGCGCAACGTCGAGGCGGACCTGTGCGTCGACTTCGCCGGCGGCGACGCCCGGGCGGACGCGGACATCCTGATGGCCGCCTGCTCGGCGGCCCCCAGCCAGCGCTGGGTGTACGAGACCGACGGCCGGCTGCGCAGCGCACTCGCCCCCGGGCTCTGCCTGGACTCGCGCGGACTCGATGGCATCGTTGTCGCGGGCTCCTGCACCGGCCGCGCCGCCCCCGACGGCACCGACGTCCGCTACGACCTGACCATCACGGGGCAGATCGTCCCCCGCTGGAACGAGGGGCTCGCGGTCGTGCCGGTGTCGCCCGACGCCGGTGCCCCCGTCACGGTCAGGGTGCGCGACGACTCCCCGGCCCAGCTCTGGGCGACCACGGCCACCGGACGCCCTGACGCGGGCCCCCTGCGGGGAGGCGACGACTCCGCGCCGGACGCCACCGAGGTCGACGGCCCGCTCCCCGGGGAGGTGTCCTGCGCGCCGGAGGCCTGCGACCCGCCGCCGGTCACCGGTGGGCAGGCGACGCCGTCGTCGGCCGCCGGCCCGTCGCCGCGGCCTTCGCGCGAGGCCGTCCTGCACGCGGCGGTTGCTCCCGTCCCGGCCGGACGGGTCTGA